Proteins from a genomic interval of Trifolium pratense cultivar HEN17-A07 linkage group LG6, ARS_RC_1.1, whole genome shotgun sequence:
- the LOC123889501 gene encoding uncharacterized protein LOC123889501, whose translation MNNFNNLVDSIDEECREKLIMGTTFVLEYVSDDRRNLVLQRIDGRYRLRNTLKNNHLPTRLQPPRDRNPINRYTPPSFIRRVTRRKKQKKKGAVTAMTAANQADNSSTAADQNDTIPGPWTRSMANREEDNAQHNECTATAYPVTEDEEPTVAFVANRGTMEEQGDAQTAGVSTAAFVTEDEEGALHNECTATAYPVTEDEEPTVAFVANRGTMEEQGDAQTAGESTTAFVTENEEDALHNECTATAYPVTEDEEPTVAFVANRGTMEEQGDAQTAGGSTAAFVTEDALHNEEIRRVINDQNLPTTAPIHRGRQVGR comes from the exons ATGAATAATTTCAACAACTTGGTTGATAGTATCGATGAGGAGTGTCGAGAAAAATTAATCATGGGAACTACTTTTGTACTCGAATATGTTTCCGATGATAGGAGAAACCTTG TATTACAGAGGATTGATGGAAGATATAGATTGAGGAATACTTTGAAGAATAATCATTTGCCAACGAGGTTACAACCACCAAGGGATCGAAATCCCATCAATAGATATACGCCGCCATCTTTCATCAGAAGAGTTACAAgaaggaaaaaacaaaagaaaaaaggcGCTGTGACTGCCATGACGGCTGCGAATCAAGCGGATAACAGTAGCACTGCTGCGGATCAGAATGACACAATTCCGGGACCTTGGACTCGTTCAATGGCTAACCGGGAAGAAGACAATGCACAGCATAATGA GTGTACTGCGACTGCCTACCCCGTGACTGAGGATGAAGAACCTACAGTAGCTTTTGTGGCTAACCGTGGTACAATGGAAGAACAAGGCGATGCACAAACTGCAGGAGTATCTACAGCAGCTTTTGTGACTGAGGATGAAGAGGGTGCATTGCATAATGA GTGTACTGCGACTGCCTACCCCGTGACTGAGGATGAAGAACCTACGGTAGCTTTTGTGGCTAACCGTGGTACAATGGAAGAACAAGGCGATGCACAAACTGCAGGAGAATCTACAACAGCTTTTGTGACTGAGAATGAAGAGGATGCATTGCATAATGA GTGTACTGCGACTGCCTACCCCGTGACTGAGGATGAAGAACCTACGGTAGCTTTTGTGGCTAACCGTGGTACAATGGAAGAACAAGGTGATGCACAAACTGCAGGAGGATCTACAGCAGCTTTTGTGACAGAGGATGCATTGCATAATGA GGAAATTAGAAGGGTGATTAATGATCAGAACCTGCCTACCACGGCTCCAATTCACAGAGGTAGGCAGGTAGGCAGGTAG
- the LOC123888954 gene encoding uncharacterized protein LOC123888954 has product MDEGGLGLRSLISINEAANLKLCWEFLNTDEDWAHVLRSRVLRGQKAINHHIFSSLWSSIKSEMSVIKENSCWKVGTGHNINLWNDPWCGVPLAQSLHIHQSVINGLLQQVSDIILNQQWHIPPSLNHMFPNLKNLVHHITLPVDCSSDQLCWNHSSSGTISWKLAYEFKRKKLITRHWARSIWSNDIPPSKSLLVWRLMHDKLPTDEKLMERGFNLPSMCSICHKFAESTFHLFFECTFAQSIWCWFASVLNTSLQFQSIEEIWHLWDNSWSPQCKLSIKAALIYLLNAIWSTRNNARFNSKVPVWKSAVAWILSNTSLTGNITKCVSSSSIKDFMILKSLNITIHPPLPPLVKEVVWHPPLEHWVKCNIDGAANNLTSSCAGIFRNHNADFLCGFAENTGLKSAFMAELCGAMKAIELAHNRNWSNLWLKSDSSLVVKALSSTSLVSWELSNR; this is encoded by the coding sequence ATGGATGAAGGTGGTCTTGGTTTGAGGTCTTTAATTAGTATTAATGAAGCTGCAAACTTAAAGTTGTGTTGGGAATTCCTGAACACTGATGAGGATTGGGCTCACGTACTGAGAAGTAGAGTCCTAAGAGGTCAAAAGGCTATTAACCATCACATTTTCTCTTCTTTGTGGAGTAGCATTAAATCTGAAATGTCAGTCATCAAAGAGAATTCTTGTTGGAAAGTCGGAACAGGTCACAATATTAATCTTTGGAATGATCCTTGGTGTGGTGTACCATTAGCTCAATCTCTTCATATTCATCAAAGTGTGATCAATGGGCTTCTTCAACAAGTCAGTGACATTATTTTGAATCAACAGTGGCACATTCCTCCAAGTTTGAATCATATGTTTCCAAATCTCAAAAATTTGGTCCATCACATTACTCTACCAGTTGATTGCAGTTCTGATCAACTTTGTTGGAATCACTCTTCATCTGGAACTATCTCTTGGAAATTAGCTTATGAGttcaagagaaaaaaattaataactaGACACTGGGCTAGAAGTATTTGGAGTAATGATATTCCTCCATCTAAATCTTTATTAGTTTGGAGATTGATGCATGATAAACTACCCACTGATGAAAAGTTAATGGAAAGGGGTTTCAACCTTCCTTCAATGTGCTCTATTTGTCATAAATTTGCTGAATCTACTTTTCATCTATTCTTTGAATGCACTTTTGCTCAGTCCATATGGTGTTGGTTTGCTTCTGTTCTGAACACATCTTTGCAGTTTCAATCTATTGAGGAGATATGGCATTTATGGGACAATTCATGGTCCCCTCagtgtaaactttcaatcaaagcTGCATTAATCTACCTGCTGAATGCTATTTGGTCAACAAGAAATAATGCAAGATTCAATAGCAAGGTCCCTGTTTGGAAGTCTGCAGTTGCTTGGATTTTGTCTAACACCTCTCTAACAGGTAATATTACTAAATGTGTCTCATCTTCTTCCATTAAGGACTTCATGATTCTCAAGAGCTTGAATATTACCATTCATCCTCCTTTGCCTCCTCTTGTTAAAGAAGTGGTATGGCATCCTCCTTTGGAGCATTGGGTTAAATGCAACATAGATGGGGCTGCAAACAATCTCACTTCTTCCTGTGCTGGCATTTTTAGAAATCACAATGCTGATTTTTTATGTGGTTTTGCTGAAAATACTGGTTTGAAGTCTGCTTTCATGGCTGAATTATGTGGAGCTATGAAAGCCATTGAATTAGCTCATAATAGGAATTGGTCCAATCTTTGGCTGAAGTCAGATTCCTCTCTTGTTGTTAAAGCTCTTAGCTCGACTTCTTTAGTGTCTTGGGAGTTAAGCAATAGATGA